Proteins from one Bradyrhizobium roseum genomic window:
- the rpsD gene encoding 30S ribosomal protein S4, whose protein sequence is MTKRSEAKYKIDRRMGQNIWGRPKSPVNRREYGPGQHGQRRKGKLSDFGVQLRAKQKLKGYYANISERQFHGIYVEAGRMKGDTGENLIGLLERRLDTVVYRAKFVATMFAARQFINHGHIKVNGRRVNISSYKLKPGDLVEIKESSKQLTPVLEASQLGERDVPDFIEADHGKMTAKFTRIPALSDVPFAVQMEPHLIVEFYSR, encoded by the coding sequence ATGACAAAGCGCAGTGAAGCGAAGTACAAAATCGACCGCCGTATGGGCCAGAACATCTGGGGTCGCCCGAAGAGCCCCGTGAACCGCCGGGAATACGGCCCCGGCCAGCACGGCCAGCGCCGCAAGGGCAAACTGTCCGACTTCGGCGTCCAGCTCCGCGCCAAGCAGAAGCTCAAGGGCTACTACGCCAACATTTCCGAGCGCCAGTTCCACGGCATCTATGTCGAGGCCGGCCGGATGAAGGGCGACACCGGTGAGAACCTGATCGGCCTGCTGGAGCGCCGTCTCGACACGGTGGTCTATCGCGCCAAGTTCGTTGCCACGATGTTCGCCGCCCGCCAGTTCATCAATCACGGCCACATCAAGGTGAACGGCCGCCGCGTCAACATTTCGAGCTACAAGCTGAAGCCCGGCGACCTCGTCGAGATCAAGGAATCCTCCAAGCAGCTCACCCCGGTGCTGGAAGCCAGCCAGCTCGGCGAGCGCGACGTGCCTGATTTCATCGAAGCCGATCACGGCAAGATGACCGCGAAATTCACCCGCATCCCGGCACTGTCGGACGTGCCGTTCGCGGTGCAGATGGAGCCGCATCTGATCGTCGAATTCTATTCGCGCTGA
- a CDS encoding type II toxin-antitoxin system HicB family antitoxin — MRQYIALIHKDAGSDYGVSFPDLPGVISAGKTLDEARDMGAEALALHLEGLAADGEAAPEPSSLEEIMKDAQNKDGVAVLIAAPAAEVKSVRINVTMPADVLDQIDRYAEREGFTRSGFLAQAAKKAMA, encoded by the coding sequence ATGCGACAGTACATCGCCTTGATTCACAAAGATGCCGGCAGCGATTACGGCGTTTCGTTTCCGGACCTTCCTGGGGTGATCAGCGCCGGCAAGACTCTTGACGAAGCCCGAGATATGGGAGCCGAAGCCCTAGCGTTGCATCTGGAAGGTTTGGCGGCAGATGGCGAAGCCGCGCCGGAGCCAAGTTCTCTAGAAGAGATCATGAAGGACGCGCAAAACAAGGACGGTGTTGCCGTGTTGATCGCCGCGCCTGCCGCGGAAGTGAAGAGCGTTCGCATCAACGTGACGATGCCGGCCGACGTGCTTGATCAAATCGATCGATACGCCGAACGGGAAGGGTTTACGCGATCGGGCTTCCTTGCTCAGGCTGCGAAGAAGGCGATGGCCTGA
- a CDS encoding type II toxin-antitoxin system HicA family toxin has protein sequence MNSKDIISSLKADGWVQVAQKGSHLQFKHPTKPGRVTVPHPRRDIPIGTFRSIEKQAHLKLKQTR, from the coding sequence ATGAATTCGAAGGACATTATCTCCTCGTTAAAGGCCGATGGCTGGGTGCAGGTCGCGCAAAAAGGAAGTCATCTTCAGTTCAAGCATCCGACCAAACCGGGGCGGGTAACTGTACCTCACCCACGGAGAGATATCCCGATCGGCACATTCAGGAGCATCGAAAAGCAAGCCCACCTGAAGCTGAAACAGACGAGATAG
- a CDS encoding threonine aldolase family protein: protein MHYTPAPRDPNAAPIRINLLSDTQTRPTPAMREAIARAEVGDEQIGDDPTVNLLCERVADLLGKEAAVFMPSGTMCNVAATLAHCRPGDELLAHATAHIIAREGGAHAALGGFQITQLPGDDGQFSPETFRAALHPRSRYQPPQTLVSVEQTANIGGGTIWKKKALDEVAAIAKANGLITHMDGARLLNACVATNISARDMTAGWDSAWIDFSKGLGAPIGGAIAGTRAFIDDVWRWKQRLGGSMRQAGIAAAACVYALDHHVERLADDHANARALARGLSQIDGIEVQEPETNLVFFKPDGAGVPGDKMVDALRQRGVLLAMMDGRIRACTYLDISAAMIEETVGLVREIVRGA, encoded by the coding sequence ATGCACTACACCCCTGCCCCGCGCGATCCCAACGCTGCCCCCATCCGCATCAACCTGCTGTCGGACACGCAGACGCGCCCGACGCCTGCGATGCGCGAGGCGATCGCGCGGGCGGAAGTCGGCGACGAGCAGATCGGCGACGACCCGACGGTGAACCTGCTGTGCGAGCGCGTCGCCGACCTGCTCGGCAAAGAAGCCGCGGTGTTCATGCCGTCGGGCACCATGTGCAACGTCGCGGCGACGCTGGCGCATTGCCGGCCGGGCGATGAACTTCTGGCGCACGCGACCGCGCATATCATCGCGCGCGAAGGCGGCGCCCATGCGGCCCTCGGCGGTTTCCAGATCACACAACTGCCAGGCGATGATGGGCAGTTCTCGCCGGAAACGTTTCGCGCCGCCCTGCACCCGCGCTCGCGCTACCAGCCGCCGCAGACCCTGGTCAGCGTCGAGCAGACCGCCAATATCGGCGGCGGCACGATCTGGAAGAAAAAGGCGCTGGATGAAGTGGCCGCGATCGCCAAGGCGAACGGACTCATCACCCACATGGACGGCGCGCGGCTGTTGAACGCCTGTGTCGCGACCAATATCTCGGCGCGCGACATGACCGCAGGATGGGACTCGGCCTGGATCGATTTCTCGAAAGGCCTCGGCGCGCCGATCGGCGGTGCGATCGCGGGTACGCGCGCCTTCATCGACGACGTCTGGCGCTGGAAGCAGCGGCTGGGCGGGTCGATGCGGCAGGCCGGCATCGCTGCCGCAGCTTGCGTCTACGCCCTCGACCACCACGTCGAGCGCCTCGCCGACGATCACGCCAATGCGCGGGCGCTGGCGCGCGGCCTGTCGCAGATCGACGGCATCGAGGTGCAGGAGCCCGAGACCAACCTGGTTTTCTTCAAACCCGATGGCGCCGGCGTGCCCGGCGACAAGATGGTCGATGCCCTGCGCCAGCGCGGGGTCCTGCTCGCCATGATGGACGGCCGGATTCGCGCCTGCACCTATCTCGATATCAGCGCTGCCATGATCGAGGAGACGGTCGGCCTCGTTCGCGAGATCGTGCGCGGCGCGTGA
- a CDS encoding glycoside hydrolase family 17 protein, translating into MVSLGIVVAVWWWLATPVVLSRAPIDGTAKLECVSYAPFRGDQTPHDPTLIVSPEQIAGDLGELAKVSKCIRTYSIDNGLDKVPELASQVGLKVLLGVWIGRDRAKNAHLADIAVGLAKDHPGTVAAVIVGSEVLLRGEMTVGDLREIIRSVKPRVNVPVTYADVWEFWLRYREVGHDVDFVTAHFLPYWEDVPPRAEDAAAHVDEIRKQVVSAFPGKEILIGETGWPSHGRMRDGALASRVNQARFVSEILERARRDNFRVNLFEAYDEPWKRRWEGTVGGYWGLFDGTERKLKYPAGVAISNYPLWKLQMAGGLLLCICIFAVAFFTPKHRESWMSWSAVALSATSAGILLGIGVGKMLLESYGIGGWLLHGFLLMTAVTAPLLSTWALMSGRSLPSFLEILGPLKGFTPLFLTNMLGVTLIVTTIIAGETALSLIFDARWRDFPFATLTMAVVPFWTLAFINGARSGERPLAEAVFAGMLAMSAVYVVLNEGFENWQALWTGAVYVLLASALWRARAPAMA; encoded by the coding sequence TTGGTATCGCTGGGTATCGTTGTCGCGGTGTGGTGGTGGCTCGCCACGCCGGTGGTGCTGTCGCGCGCGCCGATCGATGGCACAGCGAAACTGGAATGTGTTTCCTATGCGCCGTTCCGGGGCGATCAGACCCCGCACGACCCGACACTCATCGTCAGCCCGGAGCAGATCGCGGGCGACCTCGGCGAACTCGCCAAGGTCTCCAAATGCATTCGCACCTATTCCATCGACAACGGGCTCGACAAGGTGCCGGAGCTGGCTTCGCAAGTCGGATTGAAGGTGCTGCTCGGCGTCTGGATCGGGCGCGATCGCGCGAAGAACGCCCACCTCGCCGACATTGCGGTCGGGCTGGCGAAGGACCATCCTGGCACGGTCGCGGCCGTCATCGTCGGCAGCGAGGTGCTGCTGCGCGGCGAGATGACGGTGGGCGACCTGCGCGAGATCATCCGCTCGGTGAAGCCGCGCGTGAACGTGCCGGTGACCTATGCCGATGTCTGGGAATTCTGGCTGCGCTATCGCGAGGTCGGCCACGATGTCGATTTCGTCACCGCCCATTTTCTGCCGTATTGGGAGGACGTTCCGCCGCGCGCGGAGGATGCGGCTGCGCATGTCGACGAGATCCGCAAGCAGGTGGTGTCGGCCTTTCCCGGCAAGGAGATCCTGATCGGCGAGACCGGCTGGCCGAGCCATGGGCGGATGCGCGACGGCGCGCTGGCTTCCCGCGTCAACCAGGCGCGTTTCGTCTCCGAAATTCTGGAGCGGGCGCGACGGGACAATTTCCGGGTCAATCTCTTCGAGGCCTATGACGAGCCGTGGAAGCGGCGCTGGGAGGGTACGGTCGGCGGCTATTGGGGGCTGTTCGATGGTACCGAGCGGAAGCTGAAATATCCGGCGGGCGTGGCGATCAGCAACTATCCGCTGTGGAAGCTGCAGATGGCGGGCGGGCTGCTTCTCTGCATCTGCATCTTTGCGGTGGCGTTCTTTACGCCGAAGCACCGCGAGTCATGGATGTCATGGAGCGCGGTCGCGCTGTCGGCGACTTCAGCCGGCATCCTGCTGGGCATCGGCGTCGGAAAAATGCTGCTCGAAAGTTACGGGATTGGCGGCTGGTTGCTCCACGGTTTCCTGCTGATGACCGCGGTGACGGCGCCGCTGCTGTCGACCTGGGCGCTGATGTCGGGCCGCTCGCTGCCGTCGTTCCTCGAAATTCTGGGGCCGCTGAAGGGGTTCACGCCGCTGTTCCTGACCAACATGCTGGGCGTGACGCTGATCGTGACGACGATCATCGCCGGCGAGACCGCGCTCAGCCTGATCTTCGACGCGCGCTGGCGCGATTTTCCGTTTGCCACGCTGACCATGGCGGTAGTGCCGTTCTGGACACTGGCCTTTATCAACGGCGCCAGATCCGGCGAGCGGCCGTTGGCGGAAGCCGTGTTCGCCGGGATGCTTGCGATGTCGGCGGTCTATGTCGTTCTCAACGAAGGGTTCGAGAACTGGCAGGCGCTGTGGACCGGTGCGGTGTATGTGCTGCTCGCCAGTGCGCTGTGGCGGGCGCGTGCGCCCGCCATGGCGTGA
- a CDS encoding GH1 family beta-glucosidase, which translates to MSFKRFSRRQFGRIAGWSALGVSALPTVSASAQSAPDSGTRTASAGFPNGFLWGTATSSYQVEGAVNEDGRGPSIWDRFTHTPGTISDGSNGDTATDHYRLYKEDIQLMKALGTKAYRFSIAWPRVFPEGNGTPNPKGLDFYNRLVDELLANGIAPFATLYHWDLPQALQDRFGGWTSRDTSKAFADYAGHVAARLSDRVTHFFTINECSRLVQHGHEWGSDAPGLKLPPSDVKQVRHHVALGHGLAVQAIRANARAGTRVGPAENAVSCIPAVETPANIRAAEIATRELNAGYLTVMLEGKYTDAYLAQAGKDAPKYTADDLRIIASPIDFVGLNVYMPDHYVVAADNERGFTLAPFPKSFPHMKASWLRPGPETMYWVPRHVAKLWNVRSIYITENGTSGSDQPAAEGTIYDVDRIMYLRNYLTQLQRATSEGVPVHGYFLWSLMDNFEWSDGYEQRFGIYHVDFETRRRTPKLSAAFYRETIAKNAVA; encoded by the coding sequence ATGTCCTTCAAGAGATTTTCCCGGCGGCAATTTGGCAGAATTGCGGGCTGGTCGGCACTCGGCGTGTCGGCCCTGCCGACGGTGTCCGCATCGGCCCAATCGGCCCCGGACAGCGGAACGCGAACGGCGTCCGCCGGCTTTCCGAACGGGTTTCTGTGGGGCACGGCGACCTCGTCGTACCAGGTCGAGGGCGCCGTCAACGAGGACGGCCGCGGTCCGTCGATCTGGGACCGCTTCACCCACACGCCGGGCACCATCTCCGACGGCAGCAACGGCGATACCGCGACCGACCACTATCGCCTGTACAAGGAAGACATCCAGTTGATGAAGGCGCTGGGCACCAAGGCCTATCGCTTCTCGATTGCCTGGCCACGCGTTTTTCCGGAAGGCAATGGTACGCCGAATCCAAAAGGTCTCGATTTCTACAACCGCCTGGTCGACGAATTGCTGGCGAACGGCATCGCGCCGTTTGCGACGCTGTATCATTGGGATCTGCCGCAGGCGCTGCAGGATCGTTTCGGCGGCTGGACCTCGCGCGACACGTCAAAGGCGTTCGCGGACTACGCCGGTCATGTCGCGGCACGGCTGAGCGATCGCGTCACGCATTTCTTCACCATCAACGAATGCTCCAGGCTCGTGCAGCACGGCCATGAGTGGGGCTCTGATGCGCCGGGGCTCAAGCTACCTCCATCGGACGTGAAGCAGGTTCGCCACCACGTCGCGCTCGGCCACGGTCTCGCGGTTCAGGCGATCCGGGCCAACGCGCGGGCCGGCACCAGGGTCGGTCCGGCGGAGAATGCCGTGAGCTGCATCCCGGCCGTTGAGACGCCGGCCAACATCCGGGCCGCCGAGATCGCGACGCGCGAGCTCAATGCCGGCTATCTGACGGTCATGCTCGAGGGCAAATACACCGACGCCTATCTCGCGCAGGCCGGCAAGGATGCGCCGAAATACACCGCCGACGATCTGCGCATCATCGCCTCCCCGATCGATTTCGTCGGGTTGAACGTCTACATGCCCGATCATTACGTCGTCGCGGCCGACAATGAACGCGGCTTTACGCTGGCGCCGTTTCCAAAGTCATTTCCGCACATGAAGGCAAGCTGGCTCAGGCCCGGCCCCGAGACAATGTATTGGGTACCGCGCCACGTCGCCAAACTCTGGAACGTCAGGTCGATCTACATCACCGAAAACGGCACGTCTGGCAGCGACCAGCCGGCCGCTGAAGGCACCATCTACGACGTCGACCGCATCATGTACCTGCGCAATTACCTCACGCAGTTGCAGCGCGCGACGTCCGAAGGCGTCCCCGTACACGGATACTTCCTGTGGAGCCTGATGGACAATTTCGAATGGTCGGACGGCTATGAGCAGCGCTTTGGCATCTACCATGTCGACTTCGAAACCAGGCGCCGCACGCCAAAGCTGAGCGCGGCGTTCTACCGCGAAACCATCGCGAAAAACGCCGTGGCGTAA
- a CDS encoding serine hydrolase domain-containing protein produces MKRWRTDGSLRPWLVAAALALPLHGSLPHHAQAEPKAPAAPTFSRAALERIGDHVRNEVTTGKIPGAVLLIQQHGKPVYLESFGVRDPGSSQKMTPDTIFQIYSMSKAVTSVAAMMLVDDGKLALDDPVSKYIHAFADAKVGVDPSDEAGKRPLRLEPLKRPITIRDLLRHTSGITYGFFGETVVQKLYADPLLYAGDFDNAEFADRIAVLPLADQPAVRWNYSHSTDVLGRVVEVASGQTLYQFEKQRLFDPLGMTETTYHLADEAKWPRLAKPFPADRFRVAGIRDPTVPRRWESGGAGLVSTAADYARFLQMLLNRGELDGKRYLKPETVAQMTSDQIGPETGILHDPFYFPGPSSGFGLGFAVRTEPPPNTSWPLGEYRWDGAGGSFYFVDPKDDLLVVFMVHAPTQGGRIQLALKTIMFEALGKGLRKD; encoded by the coding sequence ATGAAGCGCTGGAGAACTGACGGTTCGTTGCGGCCCTGGCTCGTTGCGGCCGCGCTGGCGCTGCCTCTTCACGGTAGCCTGCCGCATCACGCGCAGGCCGAGCCGAAGGCACCGGCCGCGCCGACTTTTTCCCGCGCCGCGCTTGAACGGATCGGCGATCACGTTCGCAACGAGGTCACGACCGGCAAGATCCCCGGCGCCGTTCTGTTGATCCAGCAGCATGGCAAGCCGGTCTATCTGGAAAGTTTCGGGGTGCGGGATCCCGGGTCCAGCCAGAAGATGACGCCGGATACGATCTTCCAGATCTACTCGATGTCGAAGGCCGTCACCTCGGTGGCCGCGATGATGCTGGTCGACGACGGCAAGCTCGCGCTCGACGATCCCGTCTCGAAATACATCCACGCCTTTGCGGATGCAAAAGTCGGCGTCGATCCTTCCGATGAGGCGGGCAAGCGTCCGCTCAGGCTCGAGCCGCTGAAGCGTCCGATCACGATCCGGGACCTGCTGCGGCACACCTCGGGCATTACCTATGGTTTCTTCGGCGAGACCGTGGTCCAGAAGCTCTATGCCGATCCGCTGCTGTACGCCGGCGATTTCGACAATGCCGAATTTGCCGACCGGATCGCGGTGCTGCCGCTTGCCGACCAGCCGGCCGTGCGCTGGAACTACAGCCATTCGACCGACGTGCTCGGCCGTGTCGTCGAGGTCGCATCGGGGCAGACGCTGTATCAGTTCGAGAAGCAGCGGTTGTTCGATCCGCTCGGCATGACCGAGACGACCTACCATCTGGCGGACGAAGCGAAGTGGCCGCGCCTCGCCAAGCCGTTTCCGGCCGACCGTTTCCGGGTGGCCGGCATCCGGGATCCGACCGTTCCGCGGCGCTGGGAGTCCGGCGGCGCTGGCCTCGTTTCGACAGCCGCCGACTATGCCCGCTTCCTGCAGATGCTGCTGAACCGCGGCGAGTTGGACGGCAAGCGATACCTCAAGCCCGAGACGGTCGCGCAGATGACGTCGGACCAGATCGGGCCGGAGACCGGCATCCTTCACGATCCCTTCTATTTCCCGGGCCCGAGCAGCGGCTTTGGCCTCGGCTTTGCCGTGCGCACCGAGCCGCCGCCGAACACGAGCTGGCCGCTTGGCGAATACCGCTGGGACGGGGCGGGCGGCAGCTTCTATTTCGTCGACCCCAAGGACGACCTGCTCGTCGTTTTCATGGTGCACGCCCCGACGCAGGGCGGACGGATTCAACTGGCGCTGAAGACCATCATGTTCGAGGCGCTGGGCAAGGGCCTGCGCAAAGACTGA
- a CDS encoding serine hydrolase domain-containing protein, whose product MNSGLLGIFAAGALLFVAAPTKAEGTFDLPAGAKFNQDKLAKITAFFKNEVDTGKIAGANVLIQQHGKPVYHETFGVQDVVSKAPITDKTIFRLSSLTKAITSVVAMQLIQDGKIKLDDPVSKYIPSFANMKVGVEKKAEDGTKTLELVPLTRPITILDLLRHTSGITYGFYGDSLVRKAYKEANLYAGEFDLAEFAERIAKLPLHNQPGALWQYGHSTDVLARIMEIVSGKSLLAIEKEKLLDPLGMVDTNFFVTEPERLARLAQPVPNDSDFRVGRLYRTEVRQKWESASGGMVSTMSDFSKFAQMLLNGGTYDGKTYLDPKTFALMASDHTGKDSGVARDHFWFPGDGFGMGLGLAVRTDPGNAKPPPPGSLGELKWDGAAGCYMVVDRKQDMFFVVLEQTPTERQRIQRTLKQMVYEALEN is encoded by the coding sequence ATGAATTCAGGGCTGCTCGGTATATTCGCTGCTGGTGCGTTGTTGTTCGTGGCGGCGCCGACCAAGGCCGAAGGCACGTTCGACCTTCCTGCGGGAGCGAAGTTCAATCAGGACAAGCTTGCCAAGATCACCGCGTTCTTCAAGAACGAGGTCGACACCGGCAAGATCGCCGGCGCCAACGTGCTGATCCAGCAGCACGGCAAGCCGGTCTACCATGAAACCTTCGGTGTGCAGGACGTGGTGTCGAAAGCCCCGATCACCGACAAGACCATCTTCCGCCTGTCGTCGCTCACCAAGGCGATCACGTCCGTTGTGGCGATGCAGTTGATCCAGGACGGCAAGATCAAGCTCGACGATCCCGTCTCGAAATACATTCCGTCCTTCGCAAACATGAAAGTCGGCGTGGAGAAAAAAGCCGAGGACGGCACCAAGACGCTCGAACTGGTGCCGCTGACCAGGCCCATCACCATTCTCGACCTGCTGCGTCATACCTCCGGCATCACCTATGGCTTCTATGGCGACAGCCTGGTGCGCAAGGCCTACAAGGAGGCCAATCTTTACGCTGGCGAATTCGACCTTGCCGAATTCGCCGAGCGGATCGCCAAACTGCCGCTGCACAACCAGCCGGGCGCACTCTGGCAGTACGGCCATTCCACCGATGTTCTGGCGCGGATCATGGAGATCGTGTCCGGAAAATCCTTGCTCGCGATCGAAAAGGAAAAGCTGCTCGATCCGTTGGGCATGGTGGATACCAACTTCTTCGTGACCGAACCGGAGCGGCTGGCGCGGCTGGCCCAGCCGGTGCCGAACGATAGCGATTTTAGGGTCGGCCGCCTGTACCGCACGGAAGTTCGCCAGAAATGGGAATCCGCCAGCGGCGGCATGGTCTCGACCATGTCGGACTTTTCGAAATTCGCGCAGATGCTGCTCAATGGCGGCACGTACGACGGCAAGACCTATCTCGATCCGAAGACGTTCGCGTTGATGGCGTCCGATCACACCGGCAAGGATTCCGGCGTGGCTCGGGATCATTTTTGGTTTCCCGGAGATGGTTTCGGCATGGGTCTCGGGCTTGCCGTGCGTACCGATCCCGGCAACGCAAAACCTCCGCCACCGGGCTCGCTCGGCGAGTTGAAATGGGACGGCGCCGCCGGCTGCTACATGGTAGTCGACCGCAAACAGGACATGTTCTTCGTCGTGCTGGAGCAGACACCGACGGAGCGCCAGCGCATCCAGCGGACGTTGAAGCAGATGGTCTATGAAGCGCTGGAGAACTGA
- a CDS encoding O-acetyl-ADP-ribose deacetylase — translation MSVSARRVGQARLEVIVADITTLRVDAIVNAANSSLLGGGGVDGAIHRAAGPDLVAECRMLHGCKTGDAKITKGYRLQAKHVIHVVGPVWNGGSLGEADLLASCYRRSLELCRKHRLASVAFPSISTGVYRFPADQAAGIAVAAVVEALTATPDLTNVIFCCFSPESGRLHEEAMATSGSPCS, via the coding sequence CTGAGCGTGTCCGCGCGCCGCGTCGGCCAGGCGCGGCTGGAAGTCATCGTTGCCGACATCACGACACTGCGCGTTGACGCCATCGTCAACGCGGCGAATTCGTCTCTGCTCGGCGGGGGTGGCGTCGATGGGGCGATCCATCGCGCGGCGGGGCCGGACCTCGTGGCTGAATGCCGAATGCTCCACGGTTGCAAGACCGGCGATGCCAAGATCACCAAAGGCTACAGGCTGCAAGCCAAACATGTGATTCACGTGGTCGGACCGGTGTGGAATGGCGGCTCGCTTGGCGAGGCAGATTTGCTGGCCTCCTGCTATCGCCGCTCGCTCGAACTCTGCCGGAAGCACCGGCTTGCCTCAGTGGCGTTTCCGTCGATCTCTACCGGCGTTTACCGGTTCCCTGCCGACCAGGCCGCCGGTATTGCAGTCGCCGCGGTCGTAGAGGCTCTCACGGCGACGCCTGATCTGACAAATGTCATCTTCTGCTGCTTCTCTCCCGAAAGCGGCCGGCTGCATGAGGAGGCAATGGCTACCTCTGGCAGCCCTTGTTCCTGA
- the grxD gene encoding Grx4 family monothiol glutaredoxin encodes MSIEQFIDNEVKSNDVVLFMKGTPQFPQCGFSGQVVQILDHVGVGYKGLNVLESAELRNGIKEYSNWPTIPQLYVKGEFVGGCDIIREMFQAGELQQLFADKGVTLSAAASA; translated from the coding sequence ATGAGCATCGAACAATTCATCGACAACGAAGTGAAGTCGAACGACGTCGTGCTGTTCATGAAGGGCACGCCGCAGTTTCCGCAGTGCGGTTTTTCCGGGCAGGTGGTGCAGATCCTCGACCACGTCGGCGTCGGCTACAAGGGGCTGAACGTCCTGGAATCCGCCGAGCTTCGCAACGGCATCAAGGAATATTCGAACTGGCCGACCATCCCGCAGCTCTACGTCAAGGGTGAGTTCGTCGGTGGCTGCGACATCATCCGCGAGATGTTCCAGGCCGGTGAATTGCAGCAGCTGTTCGCCGACAAGGGTGTCACCCTCAGCGCGGCCGCCTCGGCCTGA